The Mucilaginibacter yixingensis genome window below encodes:
- a CDS encoding FtsW/RodA/SpoVE family cell cycle protein, protein MNKILSNTKGDRWIWLIVILLSVLSMLAVYSSTGTLAYKRGVGVESILMKHMAMIFGGIALMYISHKLDYRYYAGISKLLMIVTIPLLLYTLAFGATINNASRWINIPGTGLSFQTSDMAKLALITYLARLLSRKQEHIKSVKESFVPIMGSVCVVFALIAWANMSTALMLFGVSILLLIIGRISVKQIGIVCIGGALIVSAVMFLGPRRHLYMTRIHTFMHPELADPAKKYQGDHAKIAIASGGILGKGPGNSTERNYLPEAFSDEIYAIIVEEYGLIGGIALIGIYLFLLYRCMKIVTKAPKAFGALLAAGLSFSLTIQAFANMAVAVGLGPVTGVPLPLVSMGGTSILFTSVAFGIILSVSRHIDENEELKKSGEEGGETKGNNKVIVGDLTLA, encoded by the coding sequence ATGAACAAGATACTTAGCAATACCAAAGGAGACAGGTGGATCTGGTTGATCGTTATCCTGTTATCGGTGCTGTCTATGCTGGCGGTGTACAGCTCTACTGGTACGCTGGCCTATAAGCGCGGCGTGGGTGTGGAGTCTATCCTGATGAAGCACATGGCCATGATATTTGGTGGTATTGCTTTGATGTACATATCGCACAAGCTGGACTATCGCTACTATGCCGGTATCTCTAAGTTGCTGATGATTGTGACCATTCCTCTGTTGTTATACACGCTGGCGTTTGGTGCTACAATTAACAATGCATCCCGCTGGATCAATATCCCCGGTACTGGCCTCAGCTTCCAGACCTCGGATATGGCTAAGCTTGCGCTGATTACTTACCTGGCCAGGTTGTTATCGCGCAAGCAGGAGCATATTAAAAGTGTAAAAGAGTCATTTGTGCCAATCATGGGCTCGGTTTGTGTGGTGTTTGCGCTGATTGCCTGGGCCAACATGTCAACTGCGCTGATGTTGTTTGGGGTAAGTATTTTGTTGTTGATCATCGGCCGTATCAGTGTTAAACAGATTGGTATTGTATGTATCGGTGGTGCATTGATTGTGTCTGCAGTAATGTTCCTCGGTCCGCGCCGTCACCTGTATATGACGCGTATCCACACGTTTATGCACCCTGAGCTGGCAGATCCGGCTAAGAAATATCAAGGCGATCACGCTAAGATTGCTATTGCATCTGGCGGTATCCTGGGTAAAGGTCCGGGTAACAGTACAGAGCGTAACTATCTGCCCGAGGCATTTTCGGATGAGATCTACGCCATTATTGTGGAAGAATACGGACTGATTGGCGGCATCGCCTTAATAGGCATTTACCTGTTCCTGCTCTATCGCTGCATGAAGATCGTTACTAAAGCGCCAAAAGCGTTCGGTGCCTTGCTGGCAGCGGGATTGAGCTTTAGCCTCACCATTCAGGCGTTTGCCAACATGGCGGTGGCAGTAGGTTTGGGTCCGGTAACGGGTGTGCCGTTGCCGCTGGTAAGTATGGGTGGTACGTCCATCTTGTTCACCAGTGTGGCGTTTGGTATCATCCTCTCGGTGAGCAGACATATTGATGAGAACGAAGAATTAAAGAAATCGGGAGAAGAGGGTGGCGAAACCAAGGGAAATAATAAAGTGATTGTTGGCGATTTAACGCTGGCGTAA
- the murG gene encoding undecaprenyldiphospho-muramoylpentapeptide beta-N-acetylglucosaminyltransferase, with protein MKSKRIIISGGGTGGHIFPAIAIANALKQIDPNTEILFVGAAGRMEMEKVPAAGYQIIGLQIQGIQRGSIMKNLMFPVKLVGSVRKALQIIKEFKPDAAVGVGGYASGPLLYAASLKGIPTLIQEQNSFAGVTNKWLGKKAKKICVAFDGMEKFFPADRIIKTGNPIRKESVAIAGKHMQALELFKLSPNKKTILLTGGSLGARTLNNSIKEGLQKLIDADVQLIWQTGKFYYKTLIEELGEDYHPNIRITEFLNRMDLAYAAADVIISRAGAGTIAELCVVKKPVILVPSPNVAEDHQTKNALALIGESAAVLVADRDASEKLVDTALALLNDKDKQKTLSTNIGKLAMPNADEVIAKEVIQITINN; from the coding sequence GTGAAATCTAAAAGAATAATCATTAGCGGCGGCGGTACAGGGGGGCACATCTTCCCGGCTATTGCTATTGCCAATGCCTTGAAGCAGATCGATCCGAACACCGAGATCTTATTTGTGGGCGCAGCCGGTAGGATGGAGATGGAGAAAGTGCCTGCAGCCGGTTACCAAATCATCGGTTTACAGATTCAGGGTATTCAGCGTGGTTCAATTATGAAGAACCTGATGTTCCCTGTTAAACTGGTGGGCAGTGTGCGCAAAGCCCTGCAAATTATAAAAGAATTTAAGCCTGATGCCGCGGTTGGTGTGGGTGGTTATGCTTCCGGTCCGCTGTTGTATGCGGCCTCGCTGAAGGGGATACCTACACTGATCCAGGAGCAAAATTCGTTTGCCGGCGTCACTAACAAGTGGCTGGGCAAAAAGGCAAAAAAAATATGCGTGGCCTTTGATGGCATGGAGAAGTTTTTCCCTGCCGATAGGATCATTAAAACCGGTAACCCTATTCGTAAGGAGTCGGTAGCCATAGCGGGCAAGCACATGCAGGCGCTGGAGTTGTTTAAACTCTCGCCTAATAAAAAGACCATCCTGTTAACAGGGGGTAGTCTGGGTGCCCGCACGCTGAACAACAGCATTAAAGAAGGCTTGCAAAAGCTGATTGATGCCGATGTGCAGCTGATCTGGCAGACTGGCAAGTTCTACTATAAAACGCTGATAGAGGAGTTGGGCGAAGATTATCACCCGAACATCCGCATCACCGAGTTTTTAAACCGGATGGATCTGGCCTACGCTGCCGCTGATGTCATCATCTCGCGTGCCGGTGCAGGTACCATTGCAGAGCTATGTGTGGTAAAGAAACCGGTAATACTGGTGCCGTCGCCAAATGTGGCCGAAGATCATCAGACCAAAAACGCGCTTGCGCTGATTGGCGAAAGTGCAGCTGTGCTGGTGGCCGACAGAGACGCGTCAGAGAAATTGGTAGACACAGCCCTGGCGCTGCTGAATGACAAAGATAAACAAAAAACGCTGAGCACCAACATAGGTAAACTGGCCATGCCAAATGCCGATGAGGTGATAGCAAAAGAAGTTATCCAAATAACAATCAACAATTAG
- the murC gene encoding UDP-N-acetylmuramate--L-alanine ligase yields MELQNIQRVYLVGIGGIGMSGLARYFAHLGCVVCGYDKTSTPLTTELQNEGMQIIFDDRPDWLPINFDKPCDSTLVIYTPAIPADSQIIKYFRDRGFELFKRSQVLGLISKGMFTVAVAGTHGKTTTSCMVAHILKASGTDCSAFLGGIAANYQTNVLYGKNDVVVVEADEYDRSFLTLHPNIAIVTSMDADHLDIYGDHSHLQESFRLFAGQIKPGGQLIYHEGLPIGHDGQTYGIDDNAQVEASNVRVENGDFYFDFSNGEVGIKNIRLGMPGIHNVSNATAATQAALLLGVSPEAVKAALGNFAGVKRRFEYIVKNDAHIYIDDYAHHPEELRAAISSVKKLYPGKKLTVIFQPHLFTRTRDFADGFAEVLDMSDELLMLDIYPARELPIEGVSADMVLERMKMLNKRKCGKQEVLDIVRVENPELLLTVGAGDIDQLVQPLKTILGNV; encoded by the coding sequence ATGGAACTGCAAAACATACAACGCGTTTACCTTGTGGGCATAGGCGGCATAGGCATGAGCGGCCTGGCACGTTACTTCGCGCACCTGGGTTGTGTGGTGTGCGGTTATGATAAAACATCAACCCCGCTTACAACCGAGTTGCAGAATGAAGGCATGCAGATCATCTTTGATGACCGGCCAGATTGGCTGCCCATCAACTTTGATAAGCCTTGTGATAGTACACTGGTGATCTACACTCCGGCCATCCCGGCAGATTCACAGATCATCAAGTATTTCCGTGATCGCGGCTTTGAACTGTTCAAACGCTCGCAGGTATTAGGGTTGATCAGTAAAGGCATGTTTACTGTGGCGGTTGCCGGTACGCATGGCAAAACCACCACATCGTGCATGGTGGCGCACATCCTCAAAGCATCGGGTACAGATTGCTCGGCTTTTTTGGGAGGCATTGCTGCCAACTATCAGACCAATGTGCTGTATGGCAAAAATGACGTGGTAGTGGTAGAGGCTGATGAGTATGATCGCTCATTCCTGACCTTACATCCAAACATCGCCATTGTTACCTCCATGGATGCCGATCATTTGGATATCTATGGCGATCATAGTCACCTGCAGGAGTCGTTCCGCTTGTTTGCCGGGCAAATTAAACCGGGCGGACAGCTGATCTACCATGAGGGCCTGCCTATTGGTCATGACGGACAGACCTATGGCATTGATGACAATGCCCAGGTAGAAGCCAGCAACGTACGCGTAGAGAACGGCGATTTCTATTTCGATTTCAGTAATGGCGAGGTAGGGATCAAAAATATCAGACTGGGCATGCCCGGCATTCACAACGTAAGCAATGCAACTGCAGCTACACAAGCCGCGCTGTTGCTGGGCGTATCGCCGGAGGCCGTTAAAGCCGCGCTGGGCAATTTTGCCGGCGTTAAGCGTCGGTTTGAATACATCGTGAAGAATGACGCGCATATCTATATTGATGATTACGCTCATCATCCTGAAGAACTGCGTGCAGCTATCAGCTCAGTTAAAAAACTGTATCCGGGCAAAAAGCTGACCGTTATTTTTCAACCGCACCTGTTCACCCGCACCCGTGATTTTGCCGATGGCTTTGCCGAGGTGCTGGACATGAGCGATGAGTTATTGATGCTGGATATATACCCGGCCCGCGAGCTGCCTATTGAAGGCGTAAGCGCAGATATGGTGTTGGAGCGCATGAAAATGTTGAATAAGCGCAAATGTGGAAAACAAGAAGTGCTTGATATTGTGCGTGTTGAAAATCCTGAGCTACTTTTAACTGTGGGTGCGGGAGATATAGACCAATTAGTACAACCATTAAAAACCATACTAGGGAATGTTTAA
- a CDS encoding cell division protein FtsQ/DivIB — protein MFKDKRLWRTVLFSCIWVVFLAGMGLVMSFVSAKKAAIVCTKVQVIIPGNQYFIDKGGVSSIIGIESNSLVGRKLQNINIQALESKLRANPFVEAAKVYTDMDGVITVEISQRRPLMRIINNVNQDYYIDEHGLKVPLSDNFTAKVLVANGVIDEPFFGKVDTLKYQLTKDLFKTAQYISKDSLWSAQIGELYVNSQREIELVPRVGNQRILLGTADSLETKLANLRAFYKQAIPLVGWDAYRVINIKYPNQVIGIRNENAKKDTSAIKKDSTKTVATATVDTILKN, from the coding sequence ATGTTTAAAGATAAACGCCTCTGGAGGACAGTTTTGTTCAGTTGTATCTGGGTAGTTTTTCTGGCCGGTATGGGCCTTGTTATGAGTTTTGTGAGCGCTAAAAAAGCCGCTATTGTATGTACCAAAGTACAGGTGATCATTCCCGGTAATCAGTACTTTATTGACAAGGGCGGGGTAAGCAGTATCATCGGCATAGAAAGTAACTCGCTGGTGGGGCGCAAGCTACAGAATATTAATATCCAGGCGTTGGAGTCTAAACTGAGGGCTAATCCATTTGTGGAGGCAGCCAAGGTTTATACCGATATGGACGGGGTAATTACCGTTGAGATCAGTCAGCGCCGGCCGCTGATGCGCATTATCAACAACGTAAACCAGGATTACTATATAGACGAGCATGGACTGAAAGTGCCGTTGTCAGATAATTTCACCGCGAAGGTGTTGGTAGCAAACGGAGTGATTGACGAGCCTTTTTTCGGCAAGGTTGATACGCTAAAATATCAGCTGACGAAGGATCTGTTCAAGACGGCGCAATACATCAGCAAAGATTCGCTATGGTCAGCCCAGATAGGTGAGCTGTATGTAAACAGTCAGCGAGAGATAGAGCTGGTGCCACGTGTAGGCAATCAGCGCATCTTGCTGGGTACGGCAGACTCGCTGGAAACCAAACTGGCTAACCTGCGTGCATTTTATAAGCAGGCCATCCCGCTGGTAGGCTGGGATGCTTACAGAGTAATAAATATAAAGTATCCAAATCAGGTGATCGGGATTAGAAACGAGAACGCGAAGAAGGATACATCCGCGATAAAGAAAGATTCAACCAAAACGGTAGCAACGGCAACCGTTGACACAATTTTAAAGAACTAA
- the ftsA gene encoding cell division protein FtsA, whose translation MDKSSTHEKSAPIVVGLDIGTTKICAIVGRRSKNGKVEVLGIGKAESAGVTRGMVSNIDKTVQGILAAVDVAGTQSNVEIKVVNVGIAGQHIKSLQHRGLITRRDLNSEISRRDIEKLIEDMYNLVMPPGEEIIHVLPQEFTVDNEPGIKDPVGMAGVRLEANFHIISGQVTAIKNIVKCVNKAHLDSQELILEPLASSESVLSDEEKEAGVVLVDIGGGTTDVAIFHEGIIRHTAVIPFGGNSVTEDIREGCSVMRNIAEQLKLRFGSALADENKENEIVCVPGLRGREPKEISVKNLAYVIQARMEEIVEHVYYEIKSSGYEKKLIAGIVITGGGAQLKHLPQLVEYVTGLDCRVGYPNEHLSKNEVLPKQTYEELQSPMFATGIGLLIKGIQKMEYEMAGQTQQVQPKVEKQTKYEDEKKFGLFSKLLETGKKFIKDDIKDEDFLK comes from the coding sequence ATGGACAAAAGCTCAACTCACGAAAAAAGTGCGCCAATTGTGGTAGGATTGGACATCGGTACCACTAAGATCTGCGCTATTGTTGGTCGCCGTAGCAAGAACGGGAAAGTGGAAGTGCTGGGTATCGGTAAAGCCGAATCGGCTGGTGTGACGCGTGGGATGGTGTCTAACATTGATAAAACGGTACAAGGCATTCTGGCAGCGGTAGATGTTGCCGGTACTCAGTCTAACGTAGAAATAAAGGTAGTAAACGTAGGTATTGCCGGCCAGCACATCAAAAGCTTGCAGCACCGTGGTTTAATTACCCGTAGAGATCTGAACTCAGAGATCAGTCGCCGGGATATCGAGAAACTGATCGAAGACATGTACAACCTGGTGATGCCTCCGGGCGAGGAGATCATCCACGTGCTGCCGCAGGAGTTTACGGTAGATAACGAGCCGGGTATTAAAGATCCGGTTGGTATGGCAGGCGTGCGTCTGGAAGCTAACTTCCACATCATCTCTGGCCAGGTTACTGCTATCAAAAACATTGTTAAATGCGTTAACAAAGCCCACCTGGATAGCCAGGAGCTGATTCTGGAGCCACTGGCATCGTCAGAATCGGTACTGAGCGACGAAGAAAAAGAAGCCGGTGTGGTGCTGGTAGATATTGGTGGTGGTACTACAGATGTGGCCATCTTCCACGAGGGCATCATCCGTCATACCGCGGTTATTCCATTTGGCGGTAACAGCGTAACTGAAGATATCCGCGAGGGTTGCTCTGTAATGCGCAACATTGCCGAGCAGCTGAAACTGCGTTTCGGTTCTGCCCTGGCAGACGAGAACAAAGAGAACGAGATTGTTTGCGTTCCTGGTCTGCGCGGTCGCGAGCCTAAAGAAATATCGGTGAAAAACCTGGCTTACGTTATCCAGGCCCGTATGGAAGAGATTGTAGAACACGTGTACTACGAGATCAAATCATCAGGCTATGAAAAGAAACTGATAGCCGGCATCGTTATAACTGGTGGCGGTGCGCAACTGAAGCACCTGCCGCAACTGGTAGAATACGTTACCGGACTGGATTGCCGTGTGGGTTACCCTAACGAGCACTTGTCTAAAAACGAAGTGCTGCCAAAGCAAACTTATGAAGAGCTGCAAAGCCCGATGTTTGCTACCGGTATTGGTCTGCTCATTAAAGGTATCCAGAAGATGGAGTACGAAATGGCCGGACAAACCCAGCAGGTGCAGCCAAAGGTTGAAAAGCAAACCAAGTATGAGGACGAGAAAAAATTCGGCTTGTTCAGCAAACTGCTGGAAACCGGAAAGAAATTTATAAAGGACGATATCAAGGATGAGGATTTCTTGAAGTAG
- the ftsZ gene encoding cell division protein FtsZ: MQFEMLKDKSSIIKVIGVGGGGGNAVNHMYKQGITGVDFIICNTDAQALELSPIPNKVQLGASLTEGMGAGSIPEVGKNSAIENIEDIKQMLGTTTKMLFITAGMGGGTGTGASPIIAKAARELDILTVGIITTPFSFEGKRRKMQADEGLEELKKYVDSFLVISNDRLRQIFGNLTMSSAFAQADNILTTAAKGIAEIITLPGYINVDFKDVRTVMKDSGVAIMGSHAADGENRALKAVQGALASPLLKDNEIEGARYILLNISSGVNEVTMDEVSIITDYIQENAGLAADLIWGNCQDESLGDQLSVTIIATGFQTKDERDKEQSSKKVISMLMPQDTPLVKPVNEFIAPAPAPVENVFSEPYLKAKEAELKQTGLFDLFGAPEAADGSNIISNNNDVIKHSLIAEEPTAAEPAPDFGEFTFKIAEPTISFEPVQDAFIPEPEPEPEPEAVVGADDHKTDETMEEQLRKSRERIIKLKELSMKMRNGNIQELENVPAYKRKEIALQQTPPSAESQVSRFSLLTDDEGNTEIRKNNPFLHDNVD, translated from the coding sequence ATGCAGTTTGAAATGTTAAAAGATAAATCGTCAATCATCAAAGTAATTGGTGTTGGCGGCGGCGGCGGGAACGCAGTAAACCACATGTATAAGCAAGGTATTACCGGTGTAGACTTCATTATCTGCAACACGGATGCCCAGGCATTGGAGCTGAGCCCTATCCCCAACAAAGTACAGTTGGGCGCCAGTTTAACCGAGGGAATGGGTGCTGGCTCAATTCCGGAAGTAGGCAAAAACTCTGCTATAGAAAACATTGAAGATATTAAGCAAATGCTGGGCACTACCACCAAAATGCTGTTCATTACAGCAGGTATGGGCGGTGGTACCGGTACCGGTGCAAGCCCTATTATTGCCAAGGCTGCCCGCGAGCTGGATATCTTAACGGTAGGTATTATTACCACCCCTTTCTCTTTTGAGGGCAAGCGTCGTAAAATGCAGGCCGATGAAGGTTTGGAGGAACTGAAAAAGTACGTGGATTCATTCCTGGTCATCAGCAATGATCGTCTGCGTCAGATTTTTGGTAACCTTACCATGAGCTCTGCATTTGCACAGGCAGATAACATTTTGACCACGGCTGCCAAAGGTATTGCCGAAATCATTACGCTGCCGGGCTATATCAACGTTGACTTTAAAGATGTGCGCACCGTAATGAAAGACAGCGGTGTAGCCATTATGGGTAGCCACGCGGCAGACGGTGAAAACCGTGCGCTGAAAGCTGTTCAGGGTGCGCTTGCTTCTCCTCTGTTGAAAGACAATGAGATTGAAGGCGCACGCTATATTTTATTAAACATTAGCTCGGGCGTTAACGAGGTAACCATGGATGAGGTAAGCATTATTACCGACTATATCCAGGAGAATGCTGGTTTAGCTGCCGATTTAATTTGGGGTAACTGCCAGGATGAGTCGCTGGGCGATCAGCTATCGGTAACCATCATTGCTACCGGTTTCCAAACAAAAGACGAACGTGATAAAGAGCAAAGCAGCAAAAAAGTAATATCGATGCTGATGCCGCAGGATACGCCGCTGGTTAAACCAGTAAACGAGTTTATCGCCCCGGCACCTGCCCCTGTAGAAAACGTGTTCTCTGAGCCATACCTGAAAGCCAAGGAAGCAGAACTGAAACAAACTGGTCTGTTTGATCTGTTCGGCGCGCCAGAAGCGGCTGATGGCAGCAACATCATCAGCAATAACAACGATGTGATTAAACACAGCCTGATTGCTGAAGAACCAACTGCGGCAGAGCCTGCTCCTGATTTTGGTGAGTTTACTTTTAAAATAGCAGAACCAACCATCAGCTTTGAGCCTGTACAGGATGCGTTTATTCCGGAGCCGGAACCTGAACCAGAGCCGGAAGCGGTTGTTGGCGCAGACGATCATAAAACCGACGAAACGATGGAAGAGCAGTTGCGCAAATCGCGCGAGCGTATCATCAAGCTTAAAGAATTGAGCATGAAGATGCGTAACGGCAACATCCAGGAGCTGGAAAACGTACCGGCTTACAAACGTAAAGAAATTGCCCTGCAGCAAACCCCGCCATCGGCAGAGAGCCAGGTGTCACGTTTCTCCTTATTAACTGATGATGAAGGTAATACCGAGATCAGGAAGAATAACCCCTTCCTGCACGATAATGTTGATTAA